In Bacteroidota bacterium, the following are encoded in one genomic region:
- a CDS encoding AMP-binding protein, giving the protein MLNPQLLFKRAFQPDSPDDLYLITGSGQYTYGDLALACRRFNAWLVANHSSDNEILIALSDPWHQAVVIYTQLLSGKPVLIADAGTTPAGLKSLIEKTGVKVVVSDQTVPGVSAEVRVLTPGSAVKKTGSLLSKFIKTTAPDSAAEPSLVSILSSGDALNPAPVTVPSETLAYVLFTSGTTSEPKGVMISYGALIAHLETFRNVYGYKPGDRMLNILPGHHADGLIQGLFLNAWCGSAWVRPFGFSIQTIPDLFQAFKRYRITHFVTVPTMLMFMQKMSEGFTDSLNSPDFRYSLSSASKLEVSLWESFVSTFGKPLYNMYGLTESVTGGIFCGPSADIMKIGTIGKPVDCEIRIDREPGQDSGPGELFLRGPNLLTGYYRNPAATSEVMADGWFKTGDLAMVDEDGFVHITGRKKNLIIRGGVNVYAEEVTAAINRNQAVLECLAVGFPDDTWGERVLVAVHLKEGQHPSEQDILQASREFLAPEHVPDQIVFLGDLPKGPAGKVKINEVRELIQKKISEGASHPSNATDTHDRVFRIAAKAFSSPVQSLTEQTNAASTRGWDSLGHMNLVTGLEKEFGIRFSTRDVISIDSLGTAIRMVNERRKN; this is encoded by the coding sequence ATGCTGAATCCTCAATTACTTTTCAAGCGCGCTTTTCAACCCGATTCACCCGATGATCTGTATCTGATTACCGGGAGCGGACAGTACACGTATGGTGATCTGGCGTTGGCCTGCCGCCGGTTCAACGCCTGGCTGGTTGCCAATCATTCCTCTGATAACGAGATACTGATTGCGCTTTCCGATCCATGGCATCAGGCGGTGGTGATTTACACGCAGTTGCTGTCGGGCAAACCCGTGCTGATTGCCGATGCCGGAACCACGCCTGCCGGATTGAAATCGCTAATTGAAAAAACCGGCGTGAAAGTGGTCGTTTCGGATCAGACGGTTCCCGGAGTGTCCGCTGAAGTCCGTGTGCTGACTCCCGGTTCCGCAGTCAAAAAAACCGGGTCCCTGCTTTCGAAATTTATCAAAACCACAGCACCCGATTCCGCGGCAGAACCATCACTGGTCTCGATTCTTTCTTCCGGTGATGCACTTAATCCGGCCCCGGTTACTGTCCCATCCGAAACGTTGGCTTACGTGTTATTTACCTCGGGGACGACATCAGAACCCAAAGGGGTCATGATCTCTTACGGAGCACTGATTGCCCATCTGGAAACCTTCCGGAACGTTTACGGATACAAACCCGGCGACCGGATGCTGAATATTTTACCCGGTCATCATGCTGATGGTCTGATTCAGGGTTTGTTTCTGAACGCCTGGTGCGGATCGGCCTGGGTTCGACCATTCGGATTTTCCATTCAAACCATTCCCGACCTGTTTCAGGCTTTCAAACGGTATCGGATCACCCATTTCGTGACTGTCCCGACCATGCTGATGTTCATGCAGAAAATGTCGGAAGGATTCACCGATTCGCTGAATAGCCCCGATTTCAGATACTCCCTTTCCAGCGCCAGTAAACTGGAAGTGTCCTTATGGGAATCGTTTGTTTCCACCTTCGGAAAACCCCTGTATAATATGTACGGTCTTACCGAATCGGTTACCGGTGGCATTTTTTGCGGTCCGTCTGCTGATATCATGAAGATCGGAACCATTGGTAAGCCGGTGGATTGTGAGATCCGGATTGATCGGGAACCCGGTCAGGATTCCGGACCGGGTGAATTATTTCTGAGGGGCCCCAACCTGTTGACTGGATATTACCGGAATCCGGCAGCAACATCAGAAGTGATGGCAGATGGATGGTTTAAAACCGGTGATCTTGCAATGGTGGATGAAGATGGATTTGTTCACATAACCGGCCGGAAGAAAAACCTGATCATCCGTGGTGGAGTAAATGTGTATGCCGAAGAAGTGACGGCTGCTATTAACCGGAATCAGGCCGTGCTGGAATGTCTCGCGGTCGGATTTCCCGATGACACCTGGGGTGAGCGGGTTCTGGTAGCCGTTCATCTAAAAGAAGGTCAGCATCCATCCGAACAGGATATTCTTCAGGCAAGCCGGGAGTTTCTGGCCCCCGAGCACGTCCCCGATCAGATTGTGTTTCTGGGTGATTTACCCAAAGGTCCGGCAGGGAAAGTTAAAATCAACGAAGTCCGGGAATTGATTCAGAAGAAAATCAGCGAAGGTGCGTCCCATCCTTCAAACGCCACTGATACCCACGACCGGGTGTTCCGCATTGCCGCAAAGGCATTCAGCAGTCCGGTTCAATCGTTGACCGAGCAGACCAATGCGGCTTCGACCCGCGGCTGGGATTCTCTCGGTCACATGAACCTGGTCACAGGACTTGAAAAGGAATTTGGCATCCGGTTTTCGACCCGGGATGTCATTTCCATCGATTCACTCGGAACCGCTATCCGGATGGTCAATGAACGACGTAAAAACTGA